Proteins encoded by one window of Glycine soja cultivar W05 chromosome 15, ASM419377v2, whole genome shotgun sequence:
- the LOC114386117 gene encoding uncharacterized protein LOC114386117 translates to MIHDEAPQDHSNWVQPCLPDFQLGNWQVVERPKVSVVGIISDDESGEGTNTEDPDIDFERIASQSEDGEDEDMGFSLELERMVVQEDREMKPHREETAIVNLGVGEERKEVKLRRIKPKMSLKIKEEVKKQFDPSFLAVARYPKWVANIVSVPKKDGKLTTTCEPLFKLLHKNQSIQWNDNCQVEFSRIKQCLMNPPVLMTPMPEQPFILYMTVLDESMGCMLGQHDDSGKREQVVYYLSKKFTAYEMNYSLLERTCCALVIKGSALVDYLAQQPFNEYQPMHPEFPNENIMALFGEKVKDEDRDKWIMWFDGASNALGHGVGVALIYPDNQCIPFMTRLGFDCTNNMVEYEACALRIQEAIDFNVKLFKVYRDPALVIHQLRGEWETRDHKLIPNQAYIKKLAEFFDEVSFHHVPREENQMADALATQASVFQLTPHGNLPYIEFRCCGKPTHCFLIKEEQDGKPWYFDIKRYVEYKVYPQGASDIDKRTLHRLAASFFLRGILYKRNHDMVFLRCVDIKEAKQMLVEVHEGSFGMHANGHAMARKILRAGYY, encoded by the exons ATGATACACGACGAAGCCCCCCAAGACCATTCAAACTGGGTACAACCGTGCCTTCCTGATTTCCAATTAGGAAACTGGCAAGTTGTTGAACGACCCAAAGTTTCCGTGGTGGGCATAAT ATCTGACGACGAGTCCggtgaaggtactaataccgagGACCCTGACATTGATTTTGAACGAATAGCAAGCCAATCCGAggatggagaagatgaagatATGGGGTTTTCCCTAGAGCtagaaaggatggtcgttcaGGAAGACCGAGAGATGAAGCCACACCGAGAAGAAACGGCAATCGTAAACTTGGGTGTTGGCGAGGAAAGAAAAGAGGTAAAG CTAAGAAGGATTAAGCCTAAGATGTCCTTAAAGATCAAAGAAGAGGTGAAAAAGCAGTTCGACCCTAGCTTTTTGGCTGTGGCTCGGTACCCCAAATGGGTGGCCAATATTGTgtcagtccctaagaaggatgggaag CTCACCACTACCTGTGAGCCTCTCTTCAAACTTTTGCACAAGAATCAGTCGATCCAATGGAACGACAACTGTCAAGTGGAATTCAGTAGGATCAAGCAATGCCTTATGAACCCTCCTGTGCTGATGACACCAATGCCCGAGCAACCTTTTATCCTATACATGACAGTGTTGGATGAGTCGATGGGGTGTATGCTAGGGCAGCATGACGATTCTGGAAAGAGAGAACAGGTTGTCTATTACTTGAGCAAAAAGTTCACTGCCTACGAGATGAACTACTCtctgctggaaaggacgtgttgtgccttg gtgataaaaggaagcgccttggtAGACTATCTGGCTCAGCAACCTTTCAATGaataccagcccatgcatccggagttTCCAAATGAAAACATCATGGCTTTGTTCGGGGAGAAGGTGAAGGATGAGGATAGGGATAAGTGGATTATGTGGTTCGACGGTGCATCCAATGCCCTAGGCCATGGGGTTGGGGTGGCTTTGATCTATCCCGATAACCAATGCATTCCCTTCATGACCAGATTGGGCTTCGATTGCACGAATAATATGGTTGAATACGAGGCATGCGCCCTCAGAATCCAAGAGGCAATTGATTTTAACGTCAAATTGTTCAAAGTGTACAGAGACCCAGCCTTGGTAATTCaccagttgagaggagaatgggaaactagggatcacaAGTTGATACCCAATCAAGCCTACATCAAGAAACTAGCTGAGTTCTTCGACGAGGTCTCCTTCCACCACGTTCCcagagaggaaaatcaaatggctgatgcgctTGCCACTCAGGCATCCGTGTTTCAGCTAACCCCACATGGAAACTTGCCATACATCGAGTTCAGATGTTGCGGCAAGCCCACACATTGCTTCTTGATAAAAGAGGAGCAAGACGGTAAACCATGGTACTTCGACATCAAGCGGTACGTAGAGTATAAAGTGTATCCACAGGGGGCTTCTGACATCGATAAGAGGACATTGCATAGGTTGGCAGCTAGTTTCTTTCTAAGAGGTATCCTGTACAAGCGAAATCATGATATGGTTTTTCTCCGATGTGTGGACATTAAAGAAGCCAAGCAAATGCTCGTGGAGGTACATGAAGGGTCCTTTGGGATGCATGCTAATGGGCATGCCATGGCCAGAAAGATTCTAAGGGCAGGCTATTATTGA